A genomic segment from Ptychodera flava strain L36383 chromosome 23 unlocalized genomic scaffold, AS_Pfla_20210202 Scaffold_23__1_contigs__length_28996876_pilon, whole genome shotgun sequence encodes:
- the LOC139123828 gene encoding uncharacterized protein codes for MPSSPSVVDESTTSQHRMRNTAAPKFTARPRNDTIDIVQPTAVPEFAVRPRNDTIDVTPPLHESEVTTAMSGFADENSTRVDKTQKSQSTIHLNTPLSSSTAKPQGFIEINNETNTYSSSESFTETSVGTAFDATMPTTESNPASSAAGLANIDTIEAAMPSNQNSSSENLISTDENHDNDDNDDEEAETTEQPVTDSSFSAFTLGNHSTGSQEAVVATTNISMATSEIPREDATEESDTMATITMEGEANDHGSTEEPVLVTTEVTTTLYDPCSSSPCQNGGLCNQTDGNFTCECPVGFEGEFCSDNIDDCVLSPCDNGGQCIDQVNGYLCVCMSGWNGINCTYNIDECSSRDLNDCSENANCTDTEGSYHCACHDGYSGDGKICAEIDECSSNPCMNGATCLNKLSRYECRCTMGWNGTHCEQDVDECSSGVAVCDAAAECTNLDGAFRCECHDGFRGDGYTCTEIMLYPYQHSGARTLKGDDVFTEAIPFLEGFPFFGKFYTKFYVNMNGYISFDKPYQHSAPMKPFPVPAGQAILAPFWSDIDTTHGTGAVYYQSYSLSSSSEGRDLIAKVTRHIQVYFNVPDFNATYLFIATWHRVPPYPSKTYADIETALFQVAIATDRNLSYAVFNYDLGGMLWHSGNVEDRSVQVGYSDGGSHYLSLLESFTRDVYQMDEVVGNSTGKCTIV; via the exons ATGCCCTCATCACCAAGCGTCGTCGACGAAAGTACAACATCACAACATAGAATGCGAAACACTGCAGCTCCCAAGTTCACCGCTCGTCCCCGAAATGACACCATTGATATTGTACAACCCACTGCGGTACCTGAATTCGCTGTGCGGCCCCGAAATGACACAATTGACGTGACCCCACCATTGCATGAATCTGAGGTCACTACCGCCATGTCTGGCTTTGCAGATGAGAACAGCACTAGAGTAGATAAAACTCAAAAATCACAGTCAACCATTCATCTTAACACTCCCCTGTCATCATCAACAGCCAAACCACAAGGATTCATTGAAATCAACAACGAAACAAACACCTATTCTTCATCAGAGAGTTTTACCGAAACATCTGTAGGAACGGCTTTTGATGCGACAATGCCGACCACTGAAAGTAACCCAGCAAGCAGTGCGGCAGGACTCGCAAATATTGACACCATTGAAGCCGCCATGCCATCAAATCAAAATTCCTCATCTGAGAATCTCATCAGCACCGATGAAAACCATGACAACGATGATAACGATGATGAGGAAGCAGAAACAACAGAGCAACCAGTAACTGACTCATCTTTTTCAGCATTTACACTAGGGAATCACAGCACTGGTTCCCAGGAAGCAGTGGTTGCCACGACAaatatttccatggcaacatcagAGATACCAAGAGAAGATGCTACTGAAGAATCAGACACTATGGCAACTATTACCATGGAAGGAGAAGCGAATGACCATGGAAGCACTGAAGAGCCAGTGTTAGTCACGACTGAAGTCACAACCACACTTTATG ATCCGTGTTCGTCGTCTCCGTGTCAAAATGGCGGGCTTTGTAATCAAACTGATGGAAACTTTACTTGTGAGTGCCCTGTTGGATTTGAAGGAGAGTTCTGTAGTGATA ATATTGATGACTGTGTCCTAAGTCCGTGTGATAATGGGGGTCAGTGTATAGACCAGGTGAATGGttatttatgtgtgtgtatgtccgGATGGAATGGCATAAACTGTACTTACA ATATTGATGAATGCAGCAGCCGTGATTTGAATGACTGTAGTGAGAATGCCAACTGTACTGACACCGAGGGCAGCTATCACTGTGCTTGTCATGATGGCTATAGTGGTGACGGCAAGATATGTGCAG AAATCGATGAGTGTTCATCTAACCCATGTATGAATGGTGCTACGTGTCTGAATAAACTCAGCAGATATGAATGCAGGTGTACCATGGGATGGAATGGAACACACTGTGAACAAG ATGTTGATGAATGCTCATCCGGTGTGGCAGTCTGTGACGCTGCAGCAGAATGCACAAACCTTGATGGAGCTTTCCGGTGTGAATGTCATGATGGATTCAGAGGTGATGGATACACTTGTACAG AAATAATGTTGTATCCATACCAACACAGCGGTGCTCGCACTCTGAAGGGTGACGATGTATTTACTGAAGCAATACCTTTTCTCGAGGGATTTcccttttttggaaaattttacacaaaattttat GTAAATATGAATGGGTACATCTCATTTGACAAGCCATATCAGCACTCGGCACCGATGAAGCCATTCCCAGTGCCCGCTGGTCAGGCAATATTGGCTCCATTCTGGTCCGATATTGACACAACACACGGCACTGGTGCTGTGTACTACCAGAGCTACTCATTGTCTTCCTCCAGTGAGGGTCGAGATCTGATTGCCAAGGTCACCAGGCACATACAGGTGTACTTCAACGTGCCCGATTTCAACGCTACTTATCTATTTATAGCAACGTGGCACAGAGTGCCACCGTACCCTTCCAAAACTTATGCAGACATCGAG acTGCCTTATTTCAAGTTGCCATAGCAACTGACAGAAATTTATCATATGCAGTGTTCAACTACGACCTTGGTGGAATGCTGTGGCATTCTGGGAATGTTGAGGACAG GTCAGTCCAAGTAGGATATTCAGATGGCGGCAGTCACTACCTTTCTCTGTTAGAATCTTTTACAAGAGATGTTTACCAAATGGATGAGGTCGTTGGAAATTCCACTGGTAAGTGTACAATAGTATAG
- the LOC139123578 gene encoding bifunctional peptidase and (3S)-lysyl hydroxylase Jmjd7-like, with protein MLDFVNSKCGTYRNANGHVSVEGLHKEDILNNIFRVSDISNCTSGMAFKEKFETCGRRGSSNCKKCDGEDDGVATETASLYLGDRTKMPECERIAMPTRDDFFNDFLKRSKPVIITDAMQNWDAIEKWKNEFLRKEYGKKKIHIKLAPNGEFEGCEPSRIWEDSRSFKIPQQVRDQLPFPDLVVVRPATMNLKFSDFLDMVENATLKKNNVSAYLEYSSIPQYMPELEKDIQEFPFVKGMLTRKHLNLWISDGNTLGKLHFDPFDNFLCMISGKKQLIIFEPHENHKLYEAHIPEAILDYQPETGKFRRKRLLDSTSMVMSPVDILDPDFKRFPEFSKTYPLNCTISEGEVLFMPAFWWHEVQSFPSLTENRNVAVNFWYEPFLTKDFPCPGCTLDVNPKYSHLL; from the exons ATGCTTGACTTTGTGAACTCAAAGTGCGGCACGTACAGAAACGCGAATGGACATGTTTCTGTCGAGGGACTTCACAAGGAAGATATTCTAAACAACATCTTTCGTGTTTCTGACATCAGTAACTGCACTTCAGGTATGGCGTTCAAGGAAAAGTTTGAGACTTGCGGAAGGCGAGGCAGCAGTAACTGCAAGAAATGTGACGGCGAGGACGATGGTGTTGCCACGGAAACCGCGTCACTGTATCTTGGCGATCGCACAAAAATGCCAGAATGTGAAAGGATCGCCATGCCAACAAGAGATGACTTTTTCAACGATTTTCTAAAACGTTCAAAACCAGTTATTATCACAGACGCTATGCAAAACTGGGACGCCATCGAGAAAtggaaaaatgaatttttgcGGAAAGAGtatggaaaaaagaaaattcacaTCAAACTTGCGCCGAACGGTGAATTTGAAGGATGTGAACCATCAAGGATATGGGAAGATTCCAGATCTTTCAAAATTCCTCAACAAGTCCGGGATCAGCTTCCTTTCCCGGATTTAGTGGTGGTTCGACCGGCCACCatgaatttaaaattttcagACTTTCTGGATATGGTGGAAAATGCAACCCTCAAAAAGAATAATGTCTCTGCCTACTTGGAATACTCCTCAATACCACAGTACATGCCGGAACTGGAAAAAGACATCCAGGAATTTCCTTTTGTGAAAGGAATGCTCACTCGGAAACACTTGAATTTGTGGATTAGTGATGGAAACACACTTGGAAAACTGCACTTCGATCCTTTTGATAACTTTTTATGCATG ATCAGTGGCAAGAAACAGCTGATAATTTTTGAACCTCATGAAAATCACAAACTGTACGAAGCTCATATTCCAGAAGCAATATTGGACTATCAACCGGAGACTGGGAAATTCCGTCGGAAGAGGCTTCTTGACAGCACATCCATGGTCATGTCTCCAGTCGATATTCTGGATCCAGATTTTAAG AGGTTTCCAGAATTTTCCAAGACATATCCCCTGAACTGTACCATTTCCGAGGGTGAGGTTTTGTTCATGCCGGCATTCTGGTGGCATGAAGTCCAGTCTTTTCCAAGTTTAACGGAAAACCGCAACGTTGCAGTCAACTTCTG GTATGAACCATTCCTGACCAAAGATTTTCCGTGTCCTGGGTGTACACTGGATGTCAATCCCAAGTACTCACATCTTCTTTGA